The following proteins come from a genomic window of Cervus canadensis isolate Bull #8, Minnesota chromosome 20, ASM1932006v1, whole genome shotgun sequence:
- the C20H6orf58 gene encoding protein LEG1 homolog produces the protein MLSLLAPRACVLVGCIFVSSAEVFGLSGQYPPLWDESPGQFSDYSVENGKYIIDPWVYPKRMGMYKILLNKTASYFEKFAPDNEQNFLWGLALQHGWQFTSGRLVDPTQTTDCGYESGDRLCISVDSWWADLNYFLCALPFLAAVDAGIMGISSDQVLLVPPPKDQTKFCLSASSCRLSYPSSMRKWNALYKHLQSPSSSFEDLLKYMWEAHVSTLNDGYKIFEDRFEYYSKPEAGFGKDWSVFVDYIAAANFPTIFSTVSAFQKALPPRVLVDGDRAPFISDFTDLQNVVLLGLNLVGEVDRATGKGL, from the exons ATGCTGTCTCTCCTTGCTCCCAGGGCCTGTGTGCTAGTTGGTtgcatttttgtttcttcagcAGAAGTTTTCGGTCTCTCAGGTCAATATCCGCCTCTGTGGGATGAGAGTCCTGGTCAGTTCAGTGACTACAGTGTGGAGAATGGAAAGTACATTATTGATCCCTGGGTATACCCTAAGAGAATGGGCATGTATAAAATCCTCCTGAACAAGACAGccagttattttgaaaaatttgcaCCAGATAATGAACAAAATTTTTTATGGGGATTAGCTTTGCAGCATGGCTGGCAATTTACATCAG GCAGATTGGTTGATCCCACCCAAACGACAGACTGTGGCTATGAATCTGGAGATCGTTTGTGCATCTCTGTGGACAGTTGGTGGGCCG ATTTGAATTACTTTCTGTGTGCACTGCCCTTCCTCGCTGCGGTGGATGCTGGCATAATGGGGATATCATCAGACCAAGTGCTGCTTGTGCCGCCACCCAAGGACCAGACAAAGTTCTGTCTTAGTGCTTCTAGTTGTCGGTTGTCCTATCCTTCGTCGATGAGGAAGTGGAATGCTCTTTACAAG CATTTGCAGTCACCTTCTAGTAGCTTTGAGGACTTGTTGAAGTACATGTGGGAGGCACACGTCTCAACCTTGAATGATGGCTACAAAATTTTTGAAGACAG GTTTGAATATTATTCTAAACCAGAAGCGGGTTTTGGGAAAGATTGGAGCGTGTTTGTGGACTACATAGCTGCTGCCAACTTTCCCACGATCTTTAGTACAGTATCTGCGTTCCAGAAGGCCCTGCCACCACGAGTGCTCGTGGATGGGGACAGAGCTCCCTTTATCAGCGACTTTACTGACCTTCAGAACGTAGTCCTGCTTGGTCTAAATCTTGTCGGTGAAGTGGATAGAGCAACAGGTAAAGGCTTATAA